The following proteins are co-located in the Primulina tabacum isolate GXHZ01 chromosome 11, ASM2559414v2, whole genome shotgun sequence genome:
- the LOC142519071 gene encoding proteasome subunit alpha type-7, protein MARYDRAITVFSPDGHLFQVEYALEAVRKGNAVVGVRGVDTIVLAVEKKSTPKLQDSRSVRKIVNLDDHIALACAGLKADARVLINRARIECQSHKLTIEDPVTVEYITRYIAGLQQKYTQSGGVRPFGLSTLIIGFDPHTATPSLYQTDPSGTFSAWKANATGRNSNSIREFLEKNYKETSGQETVKLAIRALLEVVESGGKNIEVAVMTKEAGLRQLEEAEIDAIVAEIDAEKAAAEAAKKAPSTKET, encoded by the exons ATGGCGCGCTACGACAGAGCAATTACGGTGTTCTCGCCGGATGGCCACCTTTTCCAGGTGGAATACGCTCTCGAAGCCGTCCGTAAAGGTAACGCCGTCGTAGGTGTTAGAGGCGTTGACACCATTGTACTCGCTGTCGAGAAGAAGTCTACTCCGAAGCTTCAGGATTCTAG ATCAGTGAGGAAGATTGTGAATTTAGACGATCACATCGCATTGGCCTGCGCTGGGCTAAAAGCAGATGCTCGTGTCCTCATCAACAGGGCACGAATTGAATGCCAGAGCCATAAGCTTACTATTGAGGATCCTGTAACAGTTGAATACATAACTCGGTACATTGCTGGGCTTCAGCAAAAGTACACACAAAGTGGTGGTGTGAGGCCTTTTGGCCTTTCAACATtgattattggatttgatccacacacaGCTACCCCGTCACTCTATCAGACAGATCCATCTGGGACATTTTCGGCATGGAAAGCAAATGCTACTGGGAGGAACTCAAACTCTATACGGGAGTTCCTGGAGAAGAATTACAAGGAAACGTCTGGCCAAGAGACTGTGAAGTTAGCCATTCGTGCATTGCTAGAG GTTGTTGAGAGTGGTGGAAAAAACATTGAAGTGGCGGTGATGACTAAAGAAGCGGGGCTGCGGCAGCTTGAAGAAGCTGAAATTGATGCCATTGTTGCTGAAATTGATGCTGAGAAAGCCGCTGCTGAGGCTGCCAAGAAAGCCCCTTCGACAAAGGAAACTTAG